The following DNA comes from Leishmania mexicana MHOM/GT/2001/U1103 complete genome, chromosome 1.
GGACTGGTAGAGCGTGCCGTAGCCGAGGAAGCGCACGTATCGCCACAGCTCGGTGTTGAAAAAAGTCCGCTTCACCTCGTTCAAGCAGGCGATATCGGGGTCGtagcaccgcagcagctccacgagGTGCTTGCGACGGTGCTCCGCcgtgaggaagggggggagCTCCTTGTCAATGGAAGGGTCGTAGTCGCAGAAGGCGTTGGGGTCGTCGCACTCCGGGTTGCGCGTGAACTCGGGTacgcgcacccgcaccgcctccacggGTGTGGTGTGGCTGGGCCCCCATGCGTCCGTCATCATGTTGAAGCTCATCAGACGGAACCAGTCACGCCGTGAGATGCCCGTCGACAGCTGAGAGATGGGCGCCTTCACCCACTTGCGCTTCAGCGGAGGCTCATGCTCCGCTTCCGGCCTCTCCGCTTGCATTTCACGCGCCAGCAGGCTTGACATCTTCACCTCCAGCGCGCTCTGCGTGATCTCCGCGTCCATGATGGAGGGGCGGAtcgttgtgcgcgtgccggtgCCCCGCATCAGGCCCAGGACCGGGCCACCGCTCACCAGTGGCGGATCATTCAGCAGCACTGAGCAGCGTCTCAACATCtacaggaggggagggcggcgaaGGGAATCACTGCATGAGGCAAGCAACACTCAAAGATGACGAAACGCGTCCCGctctgtgcgtctgtgcgtaAGTGAGTCGGTATGAGCGGAGCGTTTGCACAGGGAATACGTCACGGTccggaggggaggaggggggagaggagcacTGATGCAACGGCACACGTCGCCCACAGAAATACGCGAGAAGACGGGGAGACAGGAAGAGTGGGATAGGTAGTCGTGAAGGATGAGAGACAAAGCGCACAAGACGGCAAGACACGTTCGTGTGCGGCTTTCAGAGGCACACTGAGGTATGCGCAAGCACACGTGGTAGAGTCGACAATCACCAGCCCgcgcttttctctctctctgcagaGCATTTCTTTCCTTGCGCCATCTGCTGATGCTGTTGCGGAtacctccagctgctgcgtccCTGGCAGCCGCGCCGACGTAACGTGAATACGCGACCACGCTGGCCTCTACTTGTCCTTCTACGCCGGGGCgaggtgccgctgtgcgcaTATGTCTGTTGtcgtctctcctccccgtctTCCGTGTGCAGAGGAGGGGTTGAGTGCGCAATCATGTCCGAGGGAGAGTAGCGGAGAGGGCGCAGACGGCAACGGCCGcacgacacgcacacagacgacTACAGAAGCGCCACGATGGAAGTTGAGCGAGGcatgagagagggagagagaaaacagaAAGACATCCAGAACGGAACAGAGCTAAAACGTACGCCatcacagacacgcacgcacgcacacgcacacgcacatatacatggagagagagggagagacaacGACTTCTTCGCGACCGCCCgcccccccacacacaagcgTATTGGCGTGGGCAACAGCGGGGGTCTGTTTCTAAGCCACGGGAGCTGGGCACGCGTCGGAGAGCTGAAAGGCACAGAGGTCAACGGCACTGTCTTTGCCAGTGCTGGATGCAGACGTGGCTCATGGACAGATGCACAGAGGTACAGAGTGAGTGGCCGCACCCGACACGCAGAAAGAATATCCGCGCAGGAATGAAgaagcggcacacacacgcacacacgtccgGTACACAAGAACACCGCCCGAATCGATGGGGCTACGAAAGTGGAGGAGCAACGGTCATCGACTGCAGCCGCTCGAGgctgtgggggagggagggagagggggtgcaTCTACGTCCAACATGataagagagagaaacgaaAATCAaacgccacacgcacacacacaagtgcACGGACAGGCAGAgagcacgagagagggaaaacagagaaagagagcgtCCGAGTCTAAAACAGCGGcgaccgcacacacgcgagcaGCCACCACGAACAGAGAGGGCCCAAGCCCACCAAAGTCGGCAAAGAACCGGAAGTAGCACGCAGCGCCTCAAGCAAAGCACCTgcacggcagcaccggcgttcatggccacacacacgcgcgcgcgcacagacacacataaaacagagagagacacgtgCACGAAGCACACAGCGAACACcgacaagaaaaagaagaggcgaTACCTAGAAGGATGATGAAGAGGGTTGCGTTGGCggcaggtgctgctgaaAGGCGGTGATACTGGCGACCTGCTGCGCGATCTTATCGAGCTCGTCCAGCTGCGTTAGGAAGGACTCCATCGCCCGCCGCTTCTCGCTCACCAACAGACGTGCGCGCTCGACAAAGCTGCGCGTGTTGGCGTTCATCTGCTCTGCATCGTACTTCACCTGGTACTCTTCCTTGATACAGTTCATGTCCGTCTCGAGGTAGGCGTTGTATTGGTCAATGACGCGACTGCGCTGGGCTGCCACGAGCtcggcgccgccctcgaaGCGCTTCAAGCTTGGGCGCCCACTCGGCCGCGCCACCACTTCGTCCTCCCCGTTTCTGTCTGAGTCTCGGGGCCGCTTAGTGCACACCATGTCCGTAGTCCGAtcgcgcgacggcggcttCGGGGTGGCGAGAGTCGACTTTCcctgcgacgacggcgagagTGTGTTAACGGAGCGGCTGCTCAGCAACGTGCTTTTACGTGGCGGGGCAGCCGTCGAAGTGCCAGAGAAAAGCAGAGCGGCCGTGGAAAGGCGagtcgtcgtcctccgcgACGATTGCCTGCTCTCGGTCGTCTCAAAGAGGGCCTCTTCCTGGTCGTTGGGCATGCACACGGTGCGCCGCtccgtggcggtgcgctTCAGCTCCTTGACGCGATCGGCGTAGCGCAACGTGTTCAGCGTGTGCTCGGCATTGTTGTTCGATGGAGAGACGGCCCCGATCATCACAGTGCGGCAGTTACCGATAAAAGAGTCGCGGAGCACCTCCGTCAGCTTCGAGCCGCGGAACGGGACGTGCTTCCTGTTCTGATCTAAAAAACGAATGCACTCCTTCAGAGCGAGTAGGCTCTTGTTGATCTCCGCCCCTTCGAGGCGTGTCTGTCGCGCGCAGTCCACCgtgtcggcgccgcgctcgcttCCAGCGAGGTCGATGAACGTGAACTTGCCGTTCTGCTTCGACGTCCGTTTCACCTTCAGCTTGATCTCGAGAATGGCGTGGGACCGGGAGCTCGTGTCGTTGGCGCCGgtggagccgcagctgcgaaCGCCGCTACCCTGGTCGATGATCGTCATGAGGTCTTCCACGCTGGTAGAGCAGTGCTCGGTGAGGCCTCGGATGTTCACCCTCCCCTTGTCGTCCTCGAGTGCTCGCAGGGGTCGCCGGCCGTTCAGCAAGTCAAACAGCTTCCCGCTGTAGATCTCGTAAAAGGAAACAACGATGCGCGTGTCGCTCGTGAGGCGGTCAAACATGTCTTTGGCGGCGAGTGCGTAGAGGCCCGGCTCGGGGCCCTTGCCCAGCatcgtgtgtgtcttgccGCTCCCCGTCTGTCCGTAGGCAAAGCATGTCGCACAGCCGCCGTCGAAGACGGTGTCGATCagcgcacgagcagcgcggTTGTACACGTCGACGTTGTCGCACGCCTCGTCGAAAACCTCgtcgaagaagaagcggtgCACGTGGGTGTACTTGCGGAGGTCGACCTTGACCTTTGGCTCCTTCAGCACAATCTCGCCGCTGTTGTCGGCGTCCATGATGTCCGTGAAGCCGTTCGTCTGCTCCCCGGCGCTGAGCGGACGCTTGCGAATGGCGACGATAATGCGGCTTTTgcgcttcacctcctcgGCCGTGTCGTTCGACTGGCAAAGGACGGTGGTTCCGCGTGCTGTGTACTGCCGTCGGCGCTCCGTCGAGCTCCCGTCCTTCCCCTCCGGCGTACtgtcgtcgccatcgccgtcgccgtcgccgtcgagcACGTCACTGCCGGAGCGCGAGGCGGGGAGCGGGTTGGCCTTGATGTATTCGATGGCGTCGCGCAGCCGCAAAATGTCCATCgcctcgacgacgccgtAGCGGTTGAAGTCCTCCGGCTGCAGGGCGAGGAGGTCCTTGATGGTCATGCTAGATGCAAAGGCGCTCTGAAAGCGGTCCAGCTGGTACCGTCGCAGCACGTTGCTGATGTactgctgcgacgacggcggctcAGCCGACATCCTCTGCGGGGCTCTGGCCGTCACGCACAGAAATCCACGGGCGCCTCAAGAAGAAATAGCACGAGGGCGTCAACGAAGAAAGAGTCTAAGATGGGCGGGAGAGAACGAAGGAcgcagcagaagcggcggtggtgccgcgggTCCTTTGCCCACACCAATGTAGAGAAAAAGGGAACGGGGAGTCGAGCAGGCGGTGACTGACGGCCGGCGCACTGGCTTGCTGCGCGCTCACGCAGCTcgcagagacggaggagaaggaaagggtCGGGGGGCACtgacacgtgtgcgtgcgcatgtgaaGGTGCCTCGAGGTGCAGACGAGGGATCTGAGCTACCAAGTGCGGTGGCGCCTCGCGCAAACGCCTCTGTGTGATGATGgcagcgaagagggagagagggagagaaacacAGACAACGACAGGAGGATGTGTGTACCTgtgcgcatgcatgcatgcgtgtctgtgtatgtgtgtgtgtgtactcgTACTTGTCCCCACTTGCCTTGCTCTCAGATGGTAAGGAAGCGAAGGGGTGCGCTGTCGAGGGCTGGGGTGCGGTCCAAGAGCGTCACACAGTTCCTTCGATGggcgggcgggtgggtgtgcCAAAGGCAGAGCGAGATAGGGAggacggagagaggaggatggcAGTGatggtggtcgtcgtcgtggagCCATGGAtaagagcagcagcagcgccaaaTGCGCCGTTCACGCATCTGGCAGAGTGCGATCGCCTTAGGTGACCATCTCTACATGCACGTGCCTAAGGAGcctgaggaggagggcaggtgTGTTAGTCTCCCACATCGGCACCTGTCCTGGGTTGCGTGCGCATGCATACATGGGTGTACCGGTTTACGCAGAGAGATGCACTAGGGCTGCAGAGCACGTAGTCAGCAAGGCTGTGCGCAACAGTGATGTAGGAAAGCGAGAGGGGGTGGATGCTAAGCAACTCAAGGGTCGTGCACCACCGACAGTGCCGGTCGCCACGACTTGCCGACGCCGTTGATGTCACGaagctccgcctccttcttGCCAAAGTAGCCATCGCGGCCCCACTGCTGGATGGCGTCGTCGGCAAAGGGCCCGTGCTGGACAGTTGGCTTGGCCTTCCAGCGCATCATCCACACGTGTGGGAGAgtggtgctggtgcaccgtgcctcctcgagggccCTGAGAAGGATCGCCTCGCGCGTCATGCGCATCATCACAAACTCGTGCTGCGTCATGGCCTCCTGATGGAGTTGGGCGAGCGCCTCGAATGCCGCGGCTTTCTCTTTCGAGTACCGTCGGAGGGCGTCAGCGAAGagctccccctccttcagctgcgccagcaccggctcCAAGATCGAGAGAAGTGGTCTCGCCGTCGGGTCCTCGTTCTCCTCTACGGCAGAAAGGGATgaagacgaggacggcggccGATCAaagacggcggtgctcgaTAGAGAAGCCGCAGAAGGAGCCGAGGCGGAGACGGTGCTGTCCGCCGACGGAGAACGCGCTCGCTTCATGCTGTGTGAGACGCCACGGACCCACGCGCGCGTGATGTgccgggggagggaggggagaggggccaCGCGGATGTCAGCAGCACGCCTAAAATGTGGCGCAGATGAAGACAGGAGGAAAATCAAACGGGACGATGGACGCTCGCGGTAGTGGACACACCAAGGGCGTTGTGGCGTGCCACGTCCGTGCGTGACGGGgccgtgaggaggaggaaactgagggcagcggtgcacggTGTAGAGAGTTGGGGAGGGGCGCATCCACCTCTATCCTCGATGTGTTTTTGAGGGCCGTCACCGCGGCTCTGTcgacaccgcagcagcagcagcagcggcatccgTGCGTAGCGGGTATAAAGGCtcaggaggaagaggaagattATATGGAGAGGATgcgaggaagagaagcaggCGGCTGAGCAGGAGAGCGGGCAAGTCATGTGAAtacgcgcatgcacacgtgGCCACACAGGCGTCTTGCTCACTGCTTGttgtgcgcgtctgtgcgagagagagggaggtgggaCGGATGCAGCTAAAGGATGCACAAGCATATCCCTTAACCAGCGACGCCAGGACTCGTTTACGGttccggcggcagcggtgctgccacgcacgcgcacaaacaTCCAGCTAAGCTTGGTTGCCAGCATTGGACTTCGAGAAAGTTCTCCCCTCCACATGCCCCCCATCCTGCTGAGCAAGAGGAGCTCAGCACCGCTCTACCCAGCGTGTCACAGGCCGGGTGGAGCGAAGTGGTGCACATCATCTACGGCAGAATGGGGGGAAGTAGGGGGGCAAGTGGAAGTCACAGCGAACATGTTGTTGACGTCGTCCTCTTGATGCGACCGGCCGCAATGCAAGACCAAGGTCCAAAGAAAGAGAAAGATCGTTTGCGGGAGCGTGCGAGCGACAGGGGTCCTATGCAGCACTGACTCCCCTCATGTCCTCTCGGCGGTggcacacactcgcacagGCAGTCAGAGTCCAACGTTGGCGAGGACACAGACATAGAGCACGACCCGAGGCAGAAGAAGGGGGATGAAACGGAAGAGAAGCGAGACACAGACGGAAACAGAGAGTAGGAGTGCAAGAAACGGAAGGGAAAGCAGGGAAGaggacgcacacagagagagaagggggagagggagagcagatAACCGGTGGACGATACAATGAAACAAGTCACCCCCACAGCGGAGGTGTGCGCCACGTCCAACAACGAACACAGCAAGAAAAGCGTCCCCATCCGTCGGCCCCGCCCTGCCCTTCACTTCGTCTGCTCACCGTGTCAGCGGCACGTTGCGCCGCTGGTCTACAGCGCGATGAgactcctccctcccctgctcctcctcctccttacgccatctcccccctcacaGCGTCGTACGCCATCATCGCCATCACCACTCGTCCCTTCACGTGGCAGTGTATAGGGCACGTTTGCGAAGCCTGCTTCGTCACGTCTTGTGAGGTGTGTACCGCCATCAGGGGAAGGAGTCGTGAGGCATccaaagacacacacgagggggaggagggggaggggcggcgaggactcagcgagggggaggagggggaggggtggagggatGCGGAGAGAAGACGCACAGAAGAGATGAACCAGCGAAAGGGGAAGAATGGTCAGTCAGCGAAgaccacagagagaggaacaGGGGGGCGTCCGTGGGTAGATTAGGGTGGGGAagcgaagggagaggggaggggagggggggaacaGCCCGCCGTTTTGATGTCCGTTGTTTTGAAGAAAATGTACACGTGAGGGGGGAGCGGCAGGTGATGCCATGCATGCAtggtacacacacgcgt
Coding sequences within:
- a CDS encoding putative MCAK-like kinesin, with product MSAEPPSSQQYISNVLRRYQLDRFQSAFASSMTIKDLLALQPEDFNRYGVVEAMDILRLRDAIEYIKANPLPASRSGSDVLDGDGDGDGDDSTPEGKDGSSTERRRQYTARGTTVLCQSNDTAEEVKRKSRIIVAIRKRPLSAGEQTNGFTDIMDADNSGEIVLKEPKVKVDLRKYTHVHRFFFDEVFDEACDNVDVYNRAARALIDTVFDGGCATCFAYGQTGSGKTHTMLGKGPEPGLYALAAKDMFDRLTSDTRIVVSFYEIYSGKLFDLLNGRRPLRALEDDKGRVNIRGLTEHCSTSVEDLMTIIDQGSGVRSCGSTGANDTSSRSHAILEIKLKVKRTSKQNGKFTFIDLAGSERGADTVDCARQTRLEGAEINKSLLALKECIRFLDQNRKHVPFRGSKLTEVLRDSFIGNCRTVMIGAVSPSNNNAEHTLNTLRYADRVKELKRTATERRTVCMPNDQEEALFETTESRQSSRRTTTRLSTAALLFSGTSTAAPPRKSTLLSSRSVNTLSPSSQGKSTLATPKPPSRDRTTDMVCTKRPRDSDRNGEDEVVARPSGRPSLKRFEGGAELVAAQRSRVIDQYNAYLETDMNCIKEEYQVKYDAEQMNANTRSFVERARLLVSEKRRAMESFLTQLDELDKIAQQVASITAFQQHLPPTQPSSSSF